The genomic DNA CTGCTGGCGAGCCACGCCGGCCAGCTCGCAGCGCTCTCGGACCCGGCCTCGCCCGGCGAGGTCCAGTACCCGCTGGCCCGGACGGCGCTGGCGTTCACCGACGCCTTCGCGCCGGAGACGGTCGACGTGACCCCGTTCACCCGGCTCGCGGACAGGTCGTACCCGGACAGCCCGGCGAGCCACGTCGACGACGCCGTCTCGACGGGTCTGGGGCTGCTGGGGGCGATGGCCGGCGCTGCGAGCGGCGAGGAAAGTGCCGAGGACGACGAGGAGTAGCCGCGCCCGTCAGACGCCCGGGACGCCGGGGATGTCGGTGACGAGGCCGGCGCCGAAGTCGGACAGGATCGCCAGGACGACCAGGACGGTCACGTAGGCGACGAGCGTGATGCCGGCCGCGGTGATCCAGCCGGTCCCGTAGCGCCACTTGATGACCGCGAGGTAGGCGAGGAACACGATGACCGGCCCCAGCACCGGGACGCCCCCGATGAGGTAGCTCGTGACGGCCCACACCAGCGACCCCAGCGCCGCCGTCACGACGGCGTGGCCGTAGTCACGACTTCCTGCCAGCAGGCTCGCACCGACGTAGACCCCGAGCCCCCCGATGAGGAGGCTCACGACGAAGACGATCAGCGAGTTCTCGAGTGGTGGCATCACGAGGCATCTCAGCCGCCCGCGGTGTGAACGTTGTGGCCCGTGAGGAGCCCGCCACGTCCGCCGCCGTGCCGGGCTCGGCCGTCCGGGGGGCGGTGTCAGCCCTCACGGGCGGCCGCGACCAGCCGCTCGACCCGCGCCCGGTCCACGGGCGCGGTCACTTTGCCGGCCTGCTTCAGCGCGGTCCCGACGATAGCGGCGTCGGCCACACCGAGCAGGTCAGCGACCGTCGCCGGCGTCGTCCCGCTCCCGACGACCAGCGGGACCCCGGTCTCGTCCGCGACGGCCGCGACCCGCTCCAGGCGTTCGGTGTCGACCGGTTCGCCCGTCGCCGGCCCGGAGACGACGAGTCCGCCGGCCCCGCCGCGCTCGACGGTCTCGCGGGCGACCTCGTCGAGCGGCCGGTCGCCCAGCGCCGCCGAGTGCTTCACGTCCACGTCCGCGAGGACCCGCACGTCGTCGGCGTCGAGCCGGTCACGCAGCCGCAGGGTCTCGTGGGCAGACCCCTCCACGACGCCCTGGTCGGTCACCCGGGCGCCCGTGTGGACGTTCACCCGCACGAACGACGCGCCTGTCGCGGCCGCGACGGCCACCGCTCCGGAGCCGTCCGAACGGAGCACGTTCACACCCACCGGTACGTCGACGGCCCGGCGGACGGCACCGACGAGCGCCGTCAGTTCCGTGAGCGTGTGCCGTGGCACCTCGCCCGGGTGGAACGGTGCGTCGCCGAAGTTCTCCACGAGGACGGCGTCCATCCCGCCCGCGACCAGGGCCTCGGCGTCCTCCACGGCCCGCTCGCGGAGTGTCGCCCGGTCACCGTCGAACCCCGGCGCGCCCGGGAGCGCCGGGAGGTGGACCATCCCCACGAGTTCGGGGAACCCGTCGGGGCTGCCTTGACTCATGGGTGCCCGGTCGAACGCCGCCCGAATCAAGGTTCGCTCCCGGGGATGGTCGTCTGCCGCTGTCCCGGTGGCGCCTGGGGGTCCCACTGGTCGGACGGACCGATACCGGACAGCCCGACAAACAGACACGATATCTGACGAAAGTACACAATCTATGAAATAATCTATGTTTTAGGAGCTAATTGGGTTGGTACTGATGATATTTGTCCACTCTATTTT from Haloglomus litoreum includes the following:
- a CDS encoding BtpA/SgcQ family protein produces the protein MSQGSPDGFPELVGMVHLPALPGAPGFDGDRATLRERAVEDAEALVAGGMDAVLVENFGDAPFHPGEVPRHTLTELTALVGAVRRAVDVPVGVNVLRSDGSGAVAVAAATGASFVRVNVHTGARVTDQGVVEGSAHETLRLRDRLDADDVRVLADVDVKHSAALGDRPLDEVARETVERGGAGGLVVSGPATGEPVDTERLERVAAVADETGVPLVVGSGTTPATVADLLGVADAAIVGTALKQAGKVTAPVDRARVERLVAAAREG